The nucleotide sequence tggtgtgtatagacagtagttatataggatggtgtgtatagacagtagttatataggatggtgtgtatagacagtagttatataggatggtgtgtatagacagtatagacagtagttatataggatggtgtgtatagacagtatagacagtagttatataggatggtgtgtatagacagtatagacagtagttatattggatggtgtgtatagacagtagttatataggatggtgtgtatagacagtatagacagtagttatattggatggtgtgtatagacagtagttatataggatggtgtgtatagacagtatagacagtagttatattggatggtgtgtatagacagtagttatataggatggtgtgtatagacagtatagacagtagttatataggatggtgtgtatagacagtagttatataggatggtgtgtatagacagtagttatataggatggtgtgtatagacagtagttatataggatggtgtgtatagacagtagttatataggatggtgtgtatagacagtagttatataggatggtgtgtatagacagtagttatataggatggtgtgtatagacagtatagacagtagttatattggatggtgtgtatagacagtagttatataggatggtgtgtatagacagtatagacagtagttatataggatggtgtgtacagacagtagttatataggacggtgtgtatagacagtagttatataggatggtgtgtatagacagtagttatataggatggtgtgtatagacagtatagacagtagttatataggatggtgtgtatagacagtatagacagtagttatataggagggtgtgtatagacagtagttgtataggatggtgtgtatagacagtggttatataggatggtgtgtatagacagtatagacagtagttatataggatggtgtgtatagacagtagttatataggatggtgtgtatagacagtagttatataggatggtgtgtatagacagtagttatataggatggtgtgtatagacagtagttatataggatggtgtgtatagacagtagttatataggatggtgtgtatagacagtagttatataggatggtgtgtatagacagtatagacagtagttatataggatggtgtgtatagacagtagttatataggatggtgtgtatagacagtaattATATAGGATTAATTATgactagagtacagtatatacagttgacgtcggaagttaaaactcgtttttcaaccactccacaaatttcttgttaattagAGATAGccacctttttttcaatttttgcctaaaatgacatacccaaatcaaaCTGCCTGtcgctcaggccctgaagcaaggatatgcatattcttggtaccatttgaaaggaaacaccttgaagtttgtggaaatgggaattgaatgtaggagaatataacacaatagatctggtataAGAAAATACgaagaaaaaaacaactgttttttaaatttctaccaccatctttgaaatgcaacaacGAGGTCACAgttctagccatcactctggttgtaattcctatggtgtccacaagagggcagcagtgtatgtgcaacgtttcagactgataacttgaagtatgagcaagctacatgacatttagtgtgaagtcacccaggtacatttgggcaaagaCATtaacattttcattacatttttctgcaagaatatcgtcaaatctgtatacttgaaCTTTGACTTtgagcttttccagtattagtagccatattataagttcaacatttgcaaaacacctagttttcataacttcataactctccATATTCTTGTAAATTTTGTCCAAAAGGAAATGGCTAGGTTAGCAGCTACATTTTGCGACAGATAcggcccagctcattggctatctagctagctttgtttgaccccgattggtgcttatttgacaaagttacAGTCAATCAAGTGAAGGTTGCCCGCATCATCGGCGTGCCACGAAGACGTCGCTCCCTGACCAgatttggtgtcctataggatatactacacccctaatgatatagtgaagtctggttacgttctaggatctctgaggaatacatacgaacgtgatttgactggttgaaacaacgtttagggttagatcttcacagattcctttctttgcaaattgaacgagtggaaatacaaaatcgatcgtgcctgctatatggacctttttaggatatgaaaaatgattttatctaacaaaatgagcacttcatgttatctctgggaccctttggatgataaatcagagcatgATTTCAGAacgtaagtacacatttcaccttcagaggtgaatttatcaaacctgtCACGGTGaagaaagtgttttgttgttaggagctctcctcaagcaatagcatggcattttttcacagtaatagctactgtaaattggacagtgcagttatattaacaagaatttaagctttcagccgatataagacacttatatgtaccggcGATTTGTTGTTTCTCTCAAATCTGCGACCGTGACACACGGCGccgcatgatttacaactgtcccgttgacaGGACGCCTATCCCCACTGgaattgtgcatgacacaaagtaatttttccaacacttgtttacagacagattatttaacttagaaTTAtctgaatcacaattccagtgggtcagaagtttacatacactaagttgactgtgcatttaaacagcttggaaaattccagaaaataatttcatggctttagaagcttctgataggctaatttacataatttgagtcaattggaggtgtacctgtgggtgtatttcaaggcctaccttcaaactcagtgtctctttggttgacatcatgggaaaatcaaaagatatcagccaagacctcaggaaaaaaatggtagacctccacaagtctggttcatccttgggagcaatttccaaacgcctgaaggtaccatgttcatctgtacaaacaatagtacgcaagtataaacaccatgggaccacgcagtcgccataccgctcaggaaggagatgccttctgtctcctagagatgaatgtactttggttcgaaaagtgcaaattgatcccagaacaacagcaaaggaccttgtgaagatgctggaggaaacaggtacaaaagtatctatatccacagtaaatcgaGTCCTATATCCAcaatcagcaaggaagaagccactgctccaaaactgccataaaaaaaagtcagactatggtttgcaactgcacatggggacaaagatcatacttttggagaaatgtcctctggtctgatgaaacaaaaatagaacttgcaagccgaagaacaccatcccaaccgtgaagcacgggggtggcagcatcatgttgtgggggtgctttgctgcaggagggactggtgcacttcacaaaatagatggcatcatgagggaggaacattatgtggatatattgaagtaacatctcaagacatcagtcaggaagttaaagcttggttgcaaatgggtcttccaaatggacaatgaccccaagcatacttccaaagttgtggcaaaatggcttaaggacaacaaagtcaagatattggagtggccatcacaaagccctgacctcaatcctatagaaaatgtgtgggcagaactgaaaaaatgtgTACGAgctaggaggcctacaaacctgactcagttacaccagctctgtcagaaggaatgggcaaaaattctgggaatgtgatgaaaaaaatgaaagctgaaataaataattctctactattattctgacatttcacattcttaaaataaagtggtgatcctaactgacctaagacagggaatttttactaggattaaatgtcaggaattgtgaaaaactgagtttaaatgtatgtgtaaatgtaaacttccgacttcaactgtacacgtaaaagtacgtacagttgaagtcggaagtttacatacaccttagccaactacgtgtttaagtctccatatatccactagttctAATATATCCCTGATATTCATACATGGGGGttatagtttgtagtgtgatttcctttagtctccattgaggtacttaaagccatattataatctcccaccataatcaCTTAGTTATGTATTGCCTAATAGCTCGATAAATTCAGTAAACTCAGTATTATTTtgcgtgttatttcttacattaattGTTCAGAACCTTTCTTGCGTTATAACTTACAGCCAAAAATAAGTTTTGGAAATTAGGTCGATGGTCGCTCACCAACATTTTGACCAGAAATTCAACTTTCCTGaaatggatcctttgttcgtaccccccaagGTATTTCCAGTCATCCCAGGGGTTGCTCCAAGACGCCGCCGACGGAGAAGAGGAATACAGAGTGGGCTTTTAGTCCAACTCAGcaggcgtgcacaccatccaccacttccgactatattactcgctaatgttcagtccctggacaataaagtagacatgctcagggcgaggatctccttccagagagacatcagggattgtagcatactctgtttcacagaatcatggctctctccggatGTACTGTCCCTGTCCATATAGCCAGCGGGGTTCTCCGTATTAACATCATAATACGCAACTCTCcgggaaaatgaaaggtggagggGTTTGTTTCATTGTGAACTagtcatggtgtgattgtgataacgtacAGGAACCAAGTCCGATCTGGAATACCTCACCATCAAAATGTCGACCGCATTCTCTTCGGTCATCGTCACGGCTGTGCACATTTCTCCTCTACACCAATACAACTCTGTGTGTATCTGAGTACTGTATTGCAGTTCTATCAAGTATTTAAACCAGTGGAGGACCATCTTGACCATTGGCAGATTTTTATATGCACATAAAATAAGGtaattttggttttgtacacagtCATACGATCTCATGAGAGGACATGGGGAGCTGTATTTCTACAGATGATCTGTCACCTGGTCTAAATCACTGATACAGTACATGTTCCCCTGATACAGTACATGTTCCCCTGATACAGTACATGTTCCCCTGATACAGTACATGTTCCCCTGATACAGTACATGTTCCCCTACAGTACATGTTCCCCTGATACAGTACATGTTCCCCTGATACAGTACATGTTCCCCTGATACAGTACATGTTCCCCTGATACAGTACATGTTCCCCTGATACAGTACATGTTCCCCTGATACAGTACATGTTCCCCTGATACAGTACATGTTCCCCTGATACAGTACATGTTCCCCTGATACAGTACATGTTCCCCTGATACAGTACATGTTCCCCTACAGTACATGTTCCCCTGATACAGTACATGTTCCCCTGATACAGTACATGTTCCCCTACAGTACATGTTCCCCTGATACAGTACATGTTCCCCTGATACAGTACATGTTCCCCTGATACAGTACATGTTCCCCTGATACAGTACATGTTCCCCTGATACAGTACATGTTCCCCTGATACAGTACATGTTCCCCTGATACAGTACATGTTCCCCTGATACAGTACATGTTCCCCTGATACAGTACATGTTCCCCTGATACAGTACATGTTCCCCTGATACAGTACATGTTTCCCTGATACAGTACATGTTCCCCTGATACAGTACATGTTCCCCTGATACAGTACATGTTCCCCTGATACAGTACATGTTCCCCTGATACAGTACATGTTCCCCTGATACAGTACATGTTCCCCTACAGTACATGTTCCCCTGATACAGTACATGTTCCCCTGATACAGTACATGTTCCCCTGATACAGTACATGTTCCCCTGATACAGTACATGTTCCCCTGATACAGTACATGTTCCCCTGATACAGTACATGTTCCCCTGATACAGTACATGTTCCCCTACAGTACATGTTCCCCTGATACAGTACATGTTCCCCTGATACAGTACATGTTCCCCTGATACAGTACATGTTCCCCTGATACAGTACATGTTCCCCTGATACAGTACATGTTCCCCTGATACAGTACATGTTCCCCTGATACAGTACATGTTCCCCTGATACAGTACATGTTCCCCTGATACAGTACATGTTCCCCTGATACAGTACATGTTCCCTGGATAACTTGTTATTACGTCTCCAGAGAAACCGAGATTCAAATAAAAGGTCCTACCTATCAAATTACTAAAGGCATAATGAGGTGTTTTTAGCTGGGGTCAAAATGACCGCAAATTacttaaaaaaaagtttttttaaagTGCATATTGATATAGAAAGTCTAAACAATGATTTATTTGAATAATTGAATAAACTATGTTTAGCCCATGATTAAACATATGCCTATGTGGGGTTTTGTAACCCTGGGCTTGTAGgcctactcaaatcaaatcaaattgcatttgtcacatacacatggtcagcagatgttaatgcgagtgtagcgaaatgcttgtgcttctagttccgacaatgcagtaataatcaacgagtaatctaacctaactcAATACTCAGGCTACCATTATGTCAGATCATGAAATGCACGTTGAAATACATGTTTACCTGGCCAAATTATTAGATGGCCTGTATAATAAAAAGTGCCTTTTTTTTCACGCACTGAAGAAATCAGCACGGACCAGATTGACGAGATCTTCCCACGACGTTTCTGCAGTGAGGACTCGCCGTTTTAGAGAATCATGTGTCATTTATCTGCAGAAACGTTGTTTTGAGGGGTTTACCGTTTTAGGAGAATCATGTGTCATTTATCTGCAGAAACGTTGTTTTGAGGGGTTTACCGTTTTAGGAGAATCATGTGTCATTTATCTGCAGAAATGTTGTTTTGAGGGGTTTACCGTTTTAGGAGAATCATGTGTCATTTATCTGCAGAAACGTTGTTTTGAGGGGTTTACCGTTTTAGGAGAATCATGTGTCATTTATCTGCAGAAACGTTGTTTTGAGctaaaaagagagagaatagaagCAGTATAGCAATCATTCAATCAGGGAGCCAAATGAACGGCTCTTTCACCGATGTGATTCGGTTCCCGACGTTTTACCAAAAGGATTCAAAAAAGAGCTGTTCATTCGCGAACGACCCGACACTAATGACAAACTTTGATTTAATTTGCCTGCTCTGTGGGGTTTTAGGTTGGatatctcaaaaaaaaaaaaaatccatttgattgattgatttgattgaaaATCCATTTGATTGATTGCTTGATTTGATTCCAGGTGGacgacggaggaggaggaggaggaggcggttaCGCCAGCCAGGAGAGCCCCGGGGCGGTCAGCGAGCTGGAGTACTCCGCCTTCTGCTCCCAGGAATGCATCTTCTCCAAGCTCCGCGAAAACCAGGACTTGAACGTTTACTCTGCCAAAACGTTGCTGTCCATGTGCAAGCCAGGGGACCTTGTGGAGCTAGTATCCACGTCACAGGCACCTCACTGGGCCGTGTACGAGCTCAACGACCAGGTGATACACCTGCATAAGGGGGAGATACGGAAGGACAGCCTGACTGAGATAGGACAGGGCCGGCATGGACGGATAGTGAACAGCCGTTACCGGTTCCGGCCGCTGCCCGCCAACCTGGTTGTGCAGAACGCCACCGGCCACCTGGGCCTGAACAGCGGGGAGATCTGTTGGACCAACTCAGAGAGCTTCGCCGCTTGGTGCCGCTTCGGGAAACGGGAGTTTAAGAAGGGAGGCGAGGCGCACTCTGCGGACCAGCGGTACTTTCTCAAAGTGCACTTTGGCGCCGGGACTCGGAGTGGACACGCACACACGCTGGTGTTCCGGAGCCTCGAAGACATGATCTGGGAGCGTAGGCGTGTGGACGCCAGCGGAATCCTGAAGGAATTGTCTTTAGGGGTCAACGGTGGGAAGGAGTGATTTTATTTTGGAATTATAACTAAAATGATAGCCTAAACCTCtcctctttacacacacacacacacacacacacacacacacacacacacacacacacacacacacacacacacacacacacacacacacacacacacacacacacacacacacacacacacacacacagcaagagagagagataaagagaggaaggACTTGTTGTGTATGGAGGCTGTCTGCATACAGACCGAGGATGGCTGCTCTGTGACTCTGTTAACACTGTAGGAGACAGATGTGATCATCCTGCCAAGAGAAGGAAataccattttcatgtagacatTGACAACTGCTCTTGCTTGTTAGagtggttcctctccacctcTGATAAGTCACCCTGTACCTTTAAAAGCCACATAGCACACGACTCCACTCACTCGTTTTTTTAAAGGGTAACGGAAttctctgcgctctctctctctctgtctctctctctctgtctctctctctctctgtctctctctctctctctgtctctctgtctctgtctctatctctctctctctctgtctctctgtctctctctctctgtctctctctctctctctatctctctctctctctctctgtctctctctctctctctctctgtctctctctctctgtctctctctctctctctgtctctctgtctctgtctctgtctctctctctatctctctctctctctctctgtctctctgtctctctctctctgtctctctctctctctctctatctctctctctctgtctctctctctctctctctctctgtctctctctctgtctctctgtctctctctctctttgtctttgtctctctctctcgctttgtctctctgtctctctctctctctgtctctctctctctgtctgtctctctctctgtctctgtctctctctctctttgtttttctctctctctctctctctctctctgtctctctctctctctgtctctctctctctgtctgtctctctctctgtctctgtctctctttctctctctctctctctctctctctctctctctctctctctctctctctctctctctgtctctctcgctctgtctctctctctctctctttgtctctctctctctttgtctctctcggtctctctcggtctcgctctctctctctctttgtctctctctctgtccctctctttctctgtctctctgtctctctcgctctgtctctctctctctttgtctttgtctctctctctcgctttgtctctctgtctctctctctctctgtctctctctctctgtctgtctctctctctcgctctgtctctctctctctctctttgtctctctctctcgctttgtctctctgtctctctctctctctgtctctctctctctgtctgtctctctctctgtctctgtctctctctctctctctgtctgtctctctctctttgtctctctctctctttgtctctctctttgtctctctcggtctctctctctctctctctttgtctctctctctctctctctctctttgtctctctcggtctcgctctctctctctctttgtctctctctctgtccctctctttctgcaTAGGGCGAATGCTGCTGCTGCGGCAGACTAcggcaagagagaaagagagaaagaaagcgggACTGAGAAGGAGATATGTTTTTTGGATTACTCCGGGGAGTCTGGGTTTTATTTTTTTACGCTTTAACATTACCTAAGAAAACCTGGGACTGAATGAACACACAGATACATCCATTCATGttgtagcagacagacagccagccagataGACGGAcggagagaaggacagacagacaaccagacggatagacagccagacagacagccagatagACGGACGGAGAGAAACCCGGACAGCCAGATAGACGGAcggagagaaggacagacagacagatagacggatggagagaaggacagacagacagatagaaggacagacagacagatagacggacggagagaaggacagacagacaaccagatGTATAGACagccagacggacagacagacagacagacggagagaaggacagacggagagaaggacagacagacagacggagagaaggacagacagacagacggagagaaggacagacagacagacggagagaaggacagacagacaaccagatGATAGACAGCCAGACGGACGGACAGCCAGCCAGACGGCCAGCCAGACGGACGACAGCCAGAcggacagccagccagacagacggacggacagccagacggacggacagatggACACCCGTTGGAATCTGGCGG is from Salvelinus fontinalis isolate EN_2023a unplaced genomic scaffold, ASM2944872v1 scaffold_0489, whole genome shotgun sequence and encodes:
- the LOC129846246 gene encoding protein LRATD1-like; protein product: MGNHLDRITHLSYSELPTGDPSGLEKEELRVGVAYFFSDEEEEVDDGGGGGGGGYASQESPGAVSELEYSAFCSQECIFSKLRENQDLNVYSAKTLLSMCKPGDLVELVSTSQAPHWAVYELNDQVIHLHKGEIRKDSLTEIGQGRHGRIVNSRYRFRPLPANLVVQNATGHLGLNSGEICWTNSESFAAWCRFGKREFKKGGEAHSADQRYFLKVHFGAGTRSGHAHTLVFRSLEDMIWERRRVDASGILKELSLGVNGRMLLLRQTTAREKERKKAGLRRRYVFWITPGSLGFIFLRFNIT